A DNA window from Actinomadura coerulea contains the following coding sequences:
- a CDS encoding NUDIX domain-containing protein yields MPSVDAGAAGPLTATPPARLQFAQKAFIVSGGRLLLVRKAATDPFHPGRWEVPGGRLEEEADLDLDDHIRREVWEEVGLKIDPGPPFHLWQWFMPDRGHPGGQIRVVAAARRCRPVTLDATLENQDVSDHLDRCAWVPLREAGGYDLIPSLRPVMRAFLLPIG; encoded by the coding sequence ATGCCCTCGGTCGACGCCGGCGCCGCCGGCCCGCTCACCGCCACGCCGCCGGCCCGGCTCCAGTTCGCGCAGAAGGCGTTCATCGTCTCGGGCGGGCGGCTGCTGCTGGTCCGCAAGGCCGCCACGGACCCGTTCCACCCCGGCCGCTGGGAGGTGCCCGGCGGGCGGCTGGAGGAGGAGGCCGACCTCGATCTCGACGACCACATCCGCCGCGAGGTCTGGGAGGAGGTCGGTCTGAAGATCGATCCGGGGCCGCCGTTCCACCTGTGGCAGTGGTTCATGCCCGACCGCGGGCATCCCGGCGGGCAGATCCGGGTGGTGGCGGCGGCGCGCCGCTGCCGGCCCGTGACCCTGGACGCCACCCTGGAGAACCAGGACGTCAGCGACCATCTGGACCGGTGCGCCTGGGTGCCGCTGCGCGAGGCCGGCGGGTACGACCTCATCCCGAGCCTGCGCCCGGTGATGCGGGCCTTCCTGCTTCCGATCGGCTGA
- a CDS encoding shikimate dehydrogenase, with the protein MAEGAPGPVTGGAGRRAAVLGSPIAHSLSPVLHRAAYAAMGLDDWSYDAVECGEDGLAAVLEGLGPEWAGLSLTMPLKRVALGLVDTVSDLAVKVGGANTIVLRDGRRHGDNTDVHGIETALAEAGLKAPATALVLGGGATAASALAALARLGTREAVLAARTPERAAGAAGVGERFGLAVRVVKLDEAPAHLPAELVVSTLPGRAADAFAAPVAESGAAVFDVVYAPWPTALAVAVERAGGTVVGGFAMLLHQAVRQVALMTGRDDVPVEAMRAAGEAELARRA; encoded by the coding sequence ATGGCAGAAGGCGCACCCGGGCCAGTGACCGGCGGGGCGGGCCGCCGCGCGGCGGTGCTGGGGTCGCCGATCGCCCATTCGCTGTCGCCGGTGCTGCACCGGGCGGCGTACGCGGCGATGGGGCTGGACGACTGGTCCTACGACGCGGTCGAGTGCGGCGAGGACGGCCTGGCCGCGGTGCTGGAGGGGCTCGGGCCCGAATGGGCGGGCCTGTCGCTGACCATGCCGCTCAAGCGCGTCGCGCTCGGCCTCGTGGACACGGTCTCGGACCTCGCGGTGAAGGTCGGGGGCGCGAACACGATCGTTCTTCGGGACGGGCGGCGGCACGGCGACAACACCGACGTGCACGGCATCGAGACCGCGCTCGCCGAGGCGGGGCTGAAGGCTCCGGCCACGGCGCTGGTGCTGGGCGGCGGCGCGACGGCCGCGTCCGCGCTGGCGGCGCTCGCCCGGCTCGGCACGCGCGAGGCGGTCCTCGCGGCGCGCACCCCGGAGCGCGCCGCGGGCGCGGCCGGGGTGGGGGAGCGGTTCGGGCTCGCGGTCCGGGTCGTGAAGCTCGACGAGGCGCCGGCGCACCTCCCGGCGGAGCTCGTGGTGTCGACGCTGCCCGGGCGGGCCGCCGACGCGTTCGCCGCCCCGGTCGCCGAGTCCGGCGCGGCCGTCTTCGACGTCGTGTACGCGCCGTGGCCGACGGCGCTCGCGGTGGCCGTCGAGCGAGCGGGCGGCACGGTCGTCGGCGGGTTCGCGATGCTCCTGCACCAGGCCGTCCGGCAGGTGGCCCTGATGACCGGCCGCGACGACGTGCCGGTGGAGGCGATGCGCGCCGCGGGCGAGGCGGAGCTCGCCCGCCGCGCCTGA
- a CDS encoding STAS domain-containing protein: MTEDSRRAGRAGRRPPAVRCRAGAVRASAVPDAAPGVSGAHAGDGLRIETSRVAAGTAVVAVAGEIDLRTAGPLRDRLVETHGRLPGTGPRRLVADFAAVPFCDAAGLGALVAAHNQISADGGEIALAGVRPAQLRLLRITGLHRLFAIHRDVEAALSGHDSPTRSG; the protein is encoded by the coding sequence ATGACCGAGGACAGCAGGCGGGCCGGAAGGGCGGGCCGGCGTCCACCGGCGGTGCGGTGCCGGGCCGGAGCGGTCCGGGCCTCCGCCGTCCCGGACGCCGCCCCCGGCGTTTCCGGCGCGCACGCCGGCGACGGGCTCCGCATCGAGACCTCCCGGGTCGCGGCCGGCACGGCCGTCGTCGCGGTGGCGGGGGAGATCGACCTGCGCACGGCCGGCCCGCTGCGCGACCGGCTCGTCGAGACGCACGGGCGGCTGCCGGGGACGGGGCCGCGCCGCCTGGTGGCCGACTTCGCCGCCGTCCCGTTCTGCGACGCGGCCGGGCTCGGCGCGCTGGTCGCCGCGCACAACCAGATCTCCGCCGACGGCGGCGAGATCGCGCTCGCCGGTGTGCGGCCCGCCCAGCTGCGGCTGCTGAGGATCACCGGCCTGCACCGGCTGTTCGCGATCCACCGCGACGTCGAGGCCGCGCTGTCCGGTCATGACTCGCCCACGAGGTCCGGATGA
- a CDS encoding HIT family protein has product MAEPTVQNEPDHDCVLCPPLRFRFNAMAGLPGEAGVIAGDRDFFLIPDVAPLADGHLLLVTREHHQCAGDFSGPMWERALGWRDRVARLYREAYGSGGLLLLEHGPASSQGGGACIDHAHWHFLPGMTGVRAVVEGQGHPGVPADHAALRARYRAGRSYLLIEEDGVATVHPGDGVPSQFLRWAVASADPGRAWRWQETFGLPTTRRRFLRTLRAMRAAAAPSGTDQPPDSHQ; this is encoded by the coding sequence TTGGCCGAACCGACCGTCCAGAACGAGCCCGATCACGACTGCGTCCTGTGCCCCCCGCTGCGGTTCCGCTTCAACGCCATGGCCGGCCTGCCCGGCGAGGCGGGCGTCATCGCCGGTGACCGCGACTTCTTCCTGATCCCGGACGTCGCGCCGCTCGCCGACGGGCACCTCCTGCTGGTGACGCGCGAGCACCACCAGTGCGCCGGAGACTTCTCCGGGCCGATGTGGGAGCGCGCGCTGGGGTGGCGCGACCGCGTGGCCCGCCTCTACCGGGAGGCGTACGGATCCGGTGGCCTGCTGCTGTTGGAGCACGGACCGGCGAGCTCCCAGGGCGGCGGCGCGTGCATCGACCACGCGCACTGGCACTTCCTCCCCGGCATGACGGGCGTACGCGCGGTCGTGGAGGGGCAGGGGCACCCGGGTGTTCCGGCTGATCATGCGGCTCTCCGGGCCCGCTACCGCGCCGGTCGCTCCTACCTGCTGATCGAGGAGGACGGCGTCGCGACCGTCCACCCGGGCGACGGCGTGCCGAGCCAGTTCCTGCGCTGGGCCGTGGCGTCGGCCGACCCGGGCCGGGCCTGGCGGTGGCAGGAGACCTTCGGGCTGCCCACCACCAGGCGACGCTTCCTGCGCACGCTGCGGGCGATGCGGGCGGCGGCCGCCCCGTCCGGCACGGATCAGCCTCCCGACAGCCACCAGTAG
- the ruvX gene encoding Holliday junction resolvase RuvX has translation MRQGVRLGVDVGSVRVGVARCDPGGILASPLETVKSGKGDVDRLVDLVAEHGAIEVVVGLPTSLSGREGPAARSARRFAARLADRLPPETVRLHDERLTTVTAESGLRAGGVHGQARRKVVDQAAAAVLLQAALDAERLTGRPPGEIVQGSP, from the coding sequence ATGAGGCAGGGCGTGCGACTGGGGGTCGATGTCGGGAGCGTGCGCGTCGGGGTCGCCCGGTGCGATCCGGGCGGGATCCTCGCTTCTCCCCTGGAGACCGTGAAGAGCGGCAAGGGCGACGTCGACCGGCTCGTCGACCTGGTCGCCGAGCACGGGGCGATCGAGGTCGTCGTGGGGCTGCCGACGTCGCTGTCGGGCCGGGAGGGGCCCGCGGCGCGGTCGGCCCGCAGGTTCGCGGCCAGGCTCGCCGACCGCCTCCCCCCGGAGACCGTGCGGCTGCACGACGAGCGGCTCACCACCGTCACCGCCGAGAGCGGCCTGCGGGCCGGCGGCGTGCACGGCCAGGCCCGGCGCAAGGTGGTCGACCAGGCCGCCGCGGCGGTCCTGCTCCAGGCGGCCCTCGACGCCGAGCGGTTGACCGGACGCCCCCCGGGCGAGATCGTCCAGGGGAGCCCATGA
- the mltG gene encoding endolytic transglycosylase MltG, with translation MNDLDLFSDPYGDGPPSEEPRGRRDQRRRRKRQKRRKRSGRAAALFAMAFLVAVFGTGGVLGYAWLDNKWHPPDYDGAGSGKVTVQIKDGATGSVIGTTLEQHQVVKSSEAFVKTYNKETRASSIQPGFYQMRLRMSSAAAVALLLDPKSRAGNQVVIPEGRRAVEVYELLAKKTGISVKEFQAVAKRPKSLGLPAYARGKVEGYLYPGRYDLDPNGTAEQILKEMVGRFNKEAAGVDLVAEARKANMNPATVITLASLVQAEGGKPSDLPKISRVIYNRVEKGMKLQFDTTVLYALNERRLTVTEKDLLTPSPYNTYLHAGLPPGPISNPGPDAIEAALAPEEGTWLYFIATDPTNKVTKFATTEQQRLAIEKEFRAWQKAHPGQ, from the coding sequence ATGAACGACTTGGACCTCTTCTCCGACCCGTACGGCGACGGGCCTCCGTCCGAGGAGCCGCGCGGCAGGCGGGACCAGCGGCGGCGGCGCAAGCGCCAGAAGCGCCGCAAGCGCAGCGGGCGCGCCGCCGCGCTGTTCGCGATGGCGTTCCTCGTGGCCGTGTTCGGTACCGGCGGCGTCCTCGGGTACGCGTGGCTCGACAACAAGTGGCATCCGCCGGACTACGACGGCGCGGGGTCCGGCAAGGTCACCGTCCAGATCAAGGACGGCGCGACCGGGTCGGTGATCGGGACGACGCTGGAGCAGCACCAGGTGGTCAAGAGCTCCGAGGCGTTCGTGAAGACCTACAACAAGGAGACGCGCGCCTCCAGCATCCAGCCGGGCTTCTACCAGATGCGGCTGCGGATGTCGTCGGCCGCGGCGGTGGCGCTGCTGCTGGACCCGAAGTCGCGGGCCGGGAACCAGGTCGTGATCCCCGAGGGCCGCCGGGCCGTCGAGGTCTACGAGCTGCTGGCGAAGAAGACCGGCATCTCCGTCAAGGAGTTCCAGGCGGTGGCGAAGCGGCCGAAGAGCCTCGGGCTGCCCGCCTACGCGCGGGGCAAGGTCGAGGGGTACCTGTACCCGGGGCGCTACGACCTTGACCCGAACGGCACCGCGGAGCAGATCCTCAAGGAGATGGTGGGGCGCTTCAACAAGGAGGCCGCCGGCGTCGACCTCGTCGCCGAGGCGCGCAAGGCGAACATGAACCCGGCGACGGTCATCACGCTCGCCAGCCTGGTCCAGGCCGAGGGCGGCAAGCCCAGCGACCTGCCGAAGATCTCCCGGGTCATCTACAACCGGGTGGAGAAGGGCATGAAGCTGCAGTTCGACACCACGGTCCTGTACGCGCTGAACGAGCGTCGGCTCACCGTCACCGAGAAGGACCTGCTGACCCCCTCGCCCTACAACACCTACCTGCACGCGGGTCTGCCGCCCGGCCCGATCTCCAATCCGGGCCCGGACGCGATCGAGGCGGCGCTGGCCCCGGAGGAGGGGACGTGGCTGTACTTCATCGCCACCGACCCGACGAACAAGGTCACCAAGTTCGCCACGACGGAGCAGCAGCGGCTGGCGATCGAGAAGGAGTTCCGGGCATGGCAGAAGGCGCACCCGGGCCAGTGA
- a CDS encoding carbohydrate kinase family protein, producing MTAPFRSPLEWPGLDGAAERRFALFVIGDAVIEVRASLSGVRFAELDADRLCYAPARVLAAGTAVNLARCAVRHFRRVGVLAKVGDDDYTEAIRRELGRIGAAHRLVVEPGVPNGVSVMLLDGSAADGGGPGVRLLVVQDEPPARRLTAADVRAAADGIEDADVLAVDGYSLLAPGSREAVHEAVRTARAAGTRVAFDVVPHDMDARVPASCVLPVLRRADLVVSEAHTLARLLGQPPPEGGREPRDLLPVLDRAVPGGPLWLLRFGPTSLERVLAHQRGRPPVVYSTGYGDGAPRAGYGDRLTSCELYWWLSGG from the coding sequence GTGACGGCGCCGTTCCGATCGCCCCTCGAATGGCCGGGTCTCGACGGCGCCGCCGAGCGCCGCTTCGCGCTCTTCGTCATCGGGGACGCGGTGATCGAGGTGCGCGCGAGCCTGTCGGGCGTCCGCTTCGCCGAACTCGACGCCGACCGGCTCTGCTACGCGCCGGCCCGCGTGCTCGCCGCGGGGACCGCGGTCAACCTCGCCCGCTGCGCGGTGCGCCACTTCCGCCGGGTCGGCGTGCTGGCCAAGGTCGGCGACGACGACTACACGGAGGCGATCCGCCGCGAACTGGGCCGGATCGGCGCGGCCCACCGCCTGGTCGTCGAGCCCGGCGTCCCGAACGGCGTGTCGGTGATGCTGCTCGACGGCTCCGCCGCGGACGGCGGCGGACCCGGCGTCCGGCTGCTGGTCGTCCAGGACGAGCCGCCCGCCCGGCGGCTCACCGCGGCGGACGTGCGCGCGGCCGCGGACGGGATCGAGGACGCCGACGTGCTGGCCGTGGACGGATACTCGCTGCTGGCCCCCGGGTCCCGGGAGGCGGTCCACGAGGCGGTGCGCACGGCGCGCGCGGCGGGCACGCGGGTCGCGTTCGACGTCGTCCCCCACGACATGGACGCGCGGGTCCCGGCGTCCTGCGTACTGCCGGTCCTGCGGCGGGCCGATCTCGTCGTCTCGGAGGCGCACACCCTCGCGCGCCTGCTCGGGCAGCCGCCGCCGGAGGGCGGCCGGGAACCGCGGGATCTGCTGCCGGTCCTCGACCGCGCCGTCCCCGGAGGCCCCCTGTGGCTGCTGCGGTTCGGTCCGACGTCCCTGGAACGGGTGCTCGCCCACCAGCGGGGACGGCCGCCGGTGGTGTACTCCACCGGCTACGGAGACGGGGCGCCGCGGGCGGGGTACGGGGACCGGCTGACCTCGTGCGAGCTCTACTGGTGGCTGTCGGGAGGCTGA
- the rplT gene encoding 50S ribosomal protein L20 → MARVKRAVNAAKKRRVVLERSSGYRGQRSRLYRKAKEQQLHSMTYAFRDRKDRKGQFRRLWIQRINAAARANGITYNRFIQGLKAAEVEVDRRMLAELAVNDAPAFAALVKVAKDALPAEGSEAA, encoded by the coding sequence GTGGCACGCGTGAAGCGGGCGGTCAACGCCGCCAAGAAGCGTCGGGTCGTCCTGGAGCGGTCGAGCGGCTACCGCGGGCAGCGCTCGCGCCTGTACCGCAAGGCCAAGGAGCAGCAGCTCCACTCGATGACCTACGCCTTCCGGGACCGCAAGGACCGCAAGGGCCAGTTCCGCCGGCTGTGGATCCAGCGGATCAACGCCGCGGCCCGCGCCAACGGCATCACCTACAACCGGTTCATCCAGGGCCTGAAGGCCGCCGAGGTCGAGGTCGACCGGCGCATGCTCGCCGAGCTCGCCGTCAACGACGCCCCGGCTTTCGCCGCCCTGGTCAAGGTGGCCAAGGACGCGCTGCCGGCCGAGGGTTCGGAGGCGGCCTGA
- a CDS encoding TrmH family RNA methyltransferase, with translation MAGRELTSLRSPRVKAARRLAKRAFRRRENRFLAEGPQAVREALRIPGGLAELFTTAEAEARHPELVLAAERAGAPVLRVSGEIMAELAQTVTPQGLLAVCEFVDVPLERALENGPRLVTVLAHVRDPGNAGTVLRTADAAGSETVVFTDASVDPYNGKCVRASAGSLFHLPVVVGPRFDTLIPELKGAGLTVLAADGAGDRTLDEAIDEGVLARPTAWVFGNEAWGLPEEILRHVDEVVRVPIYGHAESLNLATAAAVCLYASARAQRGSQGEGPRRT, from the coding sequence ATGGCGGGCCGCGAGCTGACCTCTCTCCGATCACCACGGGTGAAGGCCGCTCGGCGGCTCGCCAAACGCGCGTTCCGGCGCCGTGAGAACCGGTTCCTCGCCGAGGGGCCGCAGGCGGTGCGGGAGGCGCTGCGGATCCCCGGCGGGCTCGCCGAGCTTTTCACCACGGCCGAGGCGGAGGCCCGCCACCCCGAGCTGGTGCTCGCCGCCGAGCGCGCCGGCGCGCCGGTGCTGCGCGTCAGCGGCGAGATCATGGCGGAACTCGCCCAGACCGTCACCCCGCAGGGGCTGCTGGCGGTCTGCGAGTTCGTCGACGTCCCGCTGGAGCGGGCGCTGGAGAACGGCCCGCGGCTGGTGACCGTGCTGGCGCACGTCCGCGACCCCGGCAACGCGGGAACCGTCCTGCGCACCGCCGACGCCGCGGGCTCGGAGACGGTCGTGTTCACCGACGCGTCCGTCGACCCCTACAACGGCAAGTGCGTCCGCGCCTCCGCGGGCAGTCTGTTCCACCTGCCGGTCGTCGTCGGCCCCCGGTTCGACACGCTGATCCCCGAGCTGAAGGGCGCGGGCCTGACGGTCCTCGCCGCCGACGGCGCGGGCGACCGCACCCTCGACGAGGCGATCGACGAGGGGGTGCTCGCGCGCCCCACCGCCTGGGTGTTCGGGAACGAGGCGTGGGGGCTGCCCGAGGAGATCCTGCGGCATGTGGACGAGGTCGTCCGCGTGCCGATCTACGGGCATGCCGAGAGCCTGAACCTCGCGACGGCCGCGGCCGTATGCCTCTACGCGTCCGCCCGCGCCCAGCGCGGCTCCCAGGGTGAGGGCCCGCGCCGTACGTGA
- the rpmI gene encoding 50S ribosomal protein L35 produces the protein MPKTKTHSGAKKRFKLTGSGKVMRRRANKNHLLEHKPTKRTRRLSGPAVVADADAKNIKKLLRK, from the coding sequence ATGCCGAAGACCAAGACCCACAGCGGTGCCAAGAAGCGCTTCAAGCTGACCGGCTCCGGCAAGGTGATGCGCCGCCGCGCCAACAAGAACCACCTGCTCGAGCACAAGCCGACCAAGCGGACGCGCCGGCTGTCCGGCCCCGCCGTGGTGGCCGACGCCGACGCCAAGAACATCAAGAAGCTGCTGCGCAAGTAG
- the infC gene encoding translation initiation factor IF-3, with translation MNDRIRVPEVRLVGPNGEQVGIVPIAKALELARESDLDLVEVAPTARPPVAKLMDYGKFKYESAMKAREARKNQAHTVIKEIKLRPKIDPHDYETKKGHVVRFLKAGDKVKVTIMFRGREQSRPELGFRLLQRLADDVEELGFVESRPKQDGRNMIMVLGPHKKKTARGQESETTV, from the coding sequence ATCAACGACCGCATTCGCGTGCCCGAGGTCCGGCTCGTCGGCCCGAACGGCGAACAGGTGGGCATCGTGCCCATCGCCAAGGCCCTTGAACTCGCGCGTGAGTCGGACCTCGACCTCGTCGAGGTGGCGCCCACCGCGCGTCCGCCCGTCGCGAAGCTCATGGACTACGGCAAGTTCAAGTACGAGTCCGCGATGAAGGCGCGTGAGGCGCGGAAGAACCAGGCGCACACGGTCATCAAGGAGATCAAGCTCCGCCCGAAGATCGACCCGCACGACTACGAGACCAAGAAGGGTCACGTGGTGCGGTTCCTGAAGGCCGGGGACAAGGTGAAGGTCACGATCATGTTCCGTGGTCGTGAGCAGTCCCGTCCCGAGCTCGGTTTCCGGCTGCTGCAGCGGCTCGCCGACGATGTCGAGGAGCTCGGCTTCGTCGAGTCGCGGCCCAAGCAGGACGGCCGAAACATGATCATGGTGCTCGGTCCGCACAAGAAGAAGACGGCCCGCGGGCAGGAGTCGGAGACCACCGTCTGA
- a CDS encoding prenyltransferase/squalene oxidase repeat-containing protein — MNQTPPLPSRAPRAPRAARSAAWRRGADAPGIDLAVLDARLNESLDVLRDTYAPALGAGGGWYHELARPEPGTTATALGLMAFAEAGRPFEHFDDGLELLAARQTRSDDPLRDGGWATKTSLGMPVVEATGWIARFLARARCGLREDAPDLERAYRWLLYNQNPDGGWGSLHGCPSRVWLTCLALRALSALNPYDPAVDRGVEWLTADRTAHRPAWGPTQASRPTVTHTAFALVTLAEARPDLRTERLMDAYDWLLRNLDPDDDHTWIETYGVSPSTLSGRGAGPEPVWRLALWHYGLPIALTALLRDPRGPHGPTVARAFRTLVRGEVADPRWNGYPGSGLTSLWTLWWRLETLVALSRVPLAGNADVLHWLPDAMVVQRAHARERPLADLLPHRPIVDPVGMVQRHWAACLLSLVCAGSALGVAAGVWGWKDFWLSVILPIVLTSIDESVKRRRAQRAPP, encoded by the coding sequence GTGAACCAGACACCCCCGCTCCCTTCCCGTGCGCCCCGTGCGCCCCGCGCCGCCCGCTCCGCCGCCTGGCGCCGCGGCGCCGACGCCCCGGGCATCGACCTGGCCGTCCTCGACGCCCGCCTGAACGAGTCCCTGGACGTCCTGCGCGACACCTACGCCCCCGCGCTCGGCGCCGGCGGGGGCTGGTACCACGAGCTCGCCCGGCCGGAGCCCGGCACCACCGCCACCGCCCTCGGACTGATGGCGTTCGCCGAGGCGGGACGGCCGTTCGAGCACTTCGACGACGGCCTGGAACTCCTCGCCGCCCGGCAGACCCGGTCCGACGACCCGCTGCGCGACGGCGGCTGGGCCACCAAGACCAGCCTCGGCATGCCGGTGGTCGAGGCCACCGGCTGGATCGCGCGCTTCCTCGCCCGCGCCCGCTGCGGCCTGCGCGAGGACGCTCCCGACCTGGAGCGCGCCTACCGGTGGCTGCTGTACAACCAGAACCCCGACGGCGGATGGGGCTCGCTGCACGGCTGCCCGTCCCGGGTGTGGCTGACCTGCCTGGCGCTGCGCGCGCTCAGCGCGCTCAACCCCTACGACCCCGCCGTCGACCGCGGCGTGGAGTGGCTGACGGCGGACCGGACCGCGCACCGTCCCGCCTGGGGCCCGACGCAGGCGTCCCGGCCCACCGTCACGCACACCGCGTTCGCGCTGGTGACGCTGGCCGAGGCGCGCCCGGACCTGAGGACCGAGCGGCTGATGGACGCCTACGACTGGCTGCTGAGGAACCTCGACCCCGACGACGACCACACCTGGATAGAGACCTACGGCGTCTCGCCGAGCACCCTGTCGGGACGCGGCGCCGGGCCGGAGCCGGTGTGGCGGCTCGCCCTGTGGCACTACGGGCTGCCGATCGCGCTCACCGCGCTGCTGCGGGACCCGCGCGGACCGCACGGGCCGACCGTCGCCCGCGCGTTCCGGACGCTGGTGCGCGGCGAGGTCGCCGACCCGCGCTGGAACGGCTACCCGGGCAGCGGGCTCACGTCGCTGTGGACGCTGTGGTGGCGGCTGGAGACGCTGGTCGCGCTCTCCCGGGTCCCGCTCGCCGGGAACGCCGACGTCCTGCACTGGCTTCCGGACGCGATGGTCGTGCAGCGCGCCCACGCCCGGGAGCGTCCGCTGGCCGACCTGCTCCCGCACCGCCCCATCGTCGACCCGGTCGGGATGGTCCAGCGGCACTGGGCGGCGTGCCTGCTGAGCCTGGTGTGCGCCGGCAGCGCGCTCGGCGTCGCCGCCGGCGTGTGGGGCTGGAAGGACTTCTGGCTCAGCGTGATCCTGCCCATCGTCCTCACCAGCATCGACGAGTCGGTGAAGCGGCGCCGTGCCCAGCGCGCCCCGCCCTGA
- a CDS encoding ATP-binding protein produces the protein MAARGPGTGSGPGLEGGGPDDLPDGLMVAGRDARVIVFNAAAARITGVPAGSAVGRDFRDVLPLHDAEGRDWWKCLAPYDGLSTRTRHPERVLFLPGGTEVLVTAAYRRDADRRVERFTVCLRDALHRARQERDRADLVSTVAHELRSPLTSVKGFTATLLAKWHRFNDDQKRVMLETVNADADRVTRLITELLDVSRIESGRLEMRRQVVDLPDEVRKVIAGRVAAGEPEDRFRFETRGELPEMWLDPDKMDQILGNLVENAVRHGAGTVTIVVEPDAHKEGAAVSVRDEGEGIPPEAVQRVFRQFWRGPGGSRRGGTGLGLYIVKGLVEAHGGVITVRRAPGGGAEFRFTVPAGAPDYAG, from the coding sequence GTGGCCGCGCGCGGACCCGGGACGGGGTCCGGGCCGGGCCTCGAGGGGGGCGGCCCGGACGACCTGCCCGACGGGCTGATGGTCGCCGGCCGGGACGCCCGCGTCATCGTGTTCAACGCCGCCGCCGCGCGGATCACCGGGGTTCCCGCCGGATCGGCGGTGGGCCGCGACTTCCGCGACGTCCTGCCCCTGCACGACGCCGAGGGCCGCGACTGGTGGAAGTGCCTGGCCCCCTACGACGGCCTGTCCACCCGGACGCGCCATCCCGAGCGCGTGCTGTTCCTCCCCGGCGGCACCGAGGTGCTCGTGACCGCGGCGTACCGGCGCGACGCCGACCGCCGTGTGGAACGCTTCACCGTGTGCCTGCGCGACGCCCTGCACCGCGCCCGGCAGGAGCGCGACCGCGCCGACCTCGTCTCCACCGTCGCCCACGAGCTGCGCTCCCCGCTCACCAGCGTCAAGGGGTTCACCGCGACGCTGCTGGCCAAGTGGCACCGCTTCAACGACGACCAGAAGCGGGTGATGCTGGAGACCGTCAACGCCGACGCCGACCGGGTCACCCGGCTGATCACCGAGCTGCTGGACGTGTCCCGCATCGAGTCGGGGCGGCTGGAGATGCGCCGCCAGGTCGTCGATCTCCCCGACGAGGTCCGCAAGGTCATCGCGGGCCGCGTCGCGGCCGGGGAGCCGGAGGACCGCTTCCGCTTCGAGACGCGCGGCGAGCTGCCCGAGATGTGGCTCGATCCCGACAAGATGGATCAAATCCTCGGCAACCTCGTCGAAAACGCGGTGCGCCACGGGGCGGGCACTGTCACCATTGTGGTGGAGCCGGACGCACACAAGGAGGGGGCGGCCGTGTCGGTGCGCGACGAGGGCGAGGGCATTCCGCCCGAGGCCGTCCAGCGCGTCTTCCGGCAGTTCTGGCGCGGCCCCGGCGGCAGCCGCCGCGGCGGCACCGGGCTCGGGCTCTACATCGTCAAGGGGCTGGTCGAGGCGCACGGCGGTGTGATCACCGTGCGGCGGGCGCCCGGCGGCGGCGCCGAGTTCCGATTTACCGTGCCCGCAGGGGCCCCCGACTACGCCGGCTGA